In Wolinella succinogenes DSM 1740, a single genomic region encodes these proteins:
- the secE gene encoding preprotein translocase subunit SecE — protein sequence MKKLVTYYNLSKEELGKVIFPTKEQVRNAAVSVVIVVSVITLFLALVDLILSASVSSIL from the coding sequence ATGAAAAAACTAGTGACCTATTACAACCTCTCCAAGGAAGAGCTTGGCAAGGTGATTTTCCCTACCAAAGAACAGGTGAGGAATGCCGCGGTTTCCGTTGTGATCGTCGTGAGTGTGATCACGCTTTTTTTGGCATTGGTGGATCTGATTTTATCTGCTTCTGTATCTAGTATTCTATAG
- the nusG gene encoding transcription termination/antitermination protein NusG translates to MSFDWYAIQTYSGSEQSVKRAIENLIRENKIEDRLEQIVVPTEDIIEVKNNKKKITERSLYPGYVFIKVSLDTELWHLIQSLPRVGRFIGEAKKPTPLSEADINTILEKVKNRAAPKPKVSFEAGEVVRITEGPFANFTGTVEEYDMEHRKLKLNVSIFGRSTPIEILYSQVEKIV, encoded by the coding sequence ATGTCATTCGATTGGTATGCGATACAAACCTATTCCGGTAGCGAGCAGTCAGTGAAACGTGCGATTGAGAATCTGATTCGTGAGAATAAAATCGAGGATCGGCTAGAGCAGATCGTCGTTCCAACCGAAGACATCATCGAAGTCAAGAACAACAAAAAAAAGATCACCGAGCGTAGCCTCTATCCAGGTTATGTATTCATTAAAGTGAGTCTTGACACAGAGCTTTGGCATCTCATTCAATCCCTTCCTAGAGTCGGCCGATTCATTGGGGAGGCGAAAAAACCTACCCCCCTTAGTGAGGCTGACATCAACACTATTCTTGAGAAGGTCAAGAATCGAGCGGCTCCTAAGCCCAAAGTCTCTTTTGAGGCTGGCGAAGTGGTTCGAATCACCGAAGGTCCTTTCGCGAACTTCACAGGCACAGTGGAGGAGTACGACATGGAGCATCGAAAATTGAAGCTCAATGTTTCTATTTTTGGTCGAAGCACTCCTATAGAAATTCTATATTCACAAGTAGAAAAAATCGTATAG
- the rplK gene encoding 50S ribosomal protein L11, translating to MAKKIIGELKLQIPAGKANPSPPVGPALGQRGVNIMEFCKAFNERTKDMGSFNIPVVLTIYQDKSFTFITKKPPVTDLIKKAAGIQKGSDNPLKNKIGKITKAQVAEIAATKMEDLNAKSTEGAIKIVEGSARSMGIEIVD from the coding sequence ATGGCTAAGAAAATTATTGGCGAACTCAAGCTTCAGATTCCTGCAGGGAAGGCCAACCCTTCTCCCCCCGTTGGTCCTGCGCTAGGTCAGCGAGGCGTCAACATCATGGAATTCTGCAAAGCATTCAATGAGCGAACAAAAGATATGGGGAGTTTTAATATCCCTGTCGTGTTGACCATCTACCAAGACAAGAGCTTCACGTTCATCACCAAGAAGCCTCCTGTGACCGATCTGATTAAGAAGGCTGCTGGAATCCAAAAAGGTTCTGACAACCCCCTGAAAAACAAAATCGGCAAGATCACTAAGGCTCAAGTGGCTGAGATTGCAGCAACCAAGATGGAAGATCTTAACGCTAAGTCAACCGAAGGAGCGATTAAGATCGTTGAGGGAAGCGCTCGAAGCATGGGCATTGAGATTGTAGATTAA
- the rplA gene encoding 50S ribosomal protein L1, with protein sequence MSKKITKRMQALLDKVDTQKVYDITTASVSVKSLASAKFDETVEVALKLGVDPRHADQMIRGAVVLPHGTGKKVRVAVFAKGVKADEAKAAGADVVGDDDLAEEIKNGNINFDIVIATPDMMALVGKVGRILGPKGLMPNPKTGTVTADVTKAVNNVKSGQVNFRVDKKGNIHAPVGKASFDAEKIKENVLELVKMINRLKPATAKGKYIRHAAISLTMSPSLELDAQELMDAR encoded by the coding sequence ATGTCAAAAAAAATCACAAAAAGAATGCAAGCCTTGCTTGACAAGGTGGACACCCAAAAAGTATACGATATCACAACCGCTTCTGTAAGTGTTAAATCTCTTGCCTCTGCTAAATTCGACGAAACCGTTGAAGTTGCATTGAAGCTTGGCGTTGACCCAAGACACGCTGATCAGATGATTCGTGGCGCGGTTGTGCTTCCCCATGGTACAGGTAAAAAAGTGCGTGTTGCAGTTTTTGCTAAGGGCGTGAAGGCGGATGAAGCTAAAGCAGCTGGAGCCGATGTGGTTGGCGATGATGATTTGGCCGAAGAGATCAAAAATGGAAACATTAATTTTGATATCGTGATTGCTACCCCTGATATGATGGCGCTTGTAGGTAAAGTGGGTCGTATTCTAGGACCCAAAGGTTTGATGCCAAACCCTAAAACAGGAACCGTTACAGCGGATGTGACCAAAGCGGTCAATAACGTTAAGAGTGGTCAAGTGAACTTCCGTGTCGATAAAAAAGGGAATATTCACGCTCCTGTGGGCAAAGCGAGTTTTGATGCAGAGAAGATCAAAGAAAACGTGCTTGAGCTCGTTAAGATGATCAACCGACTCAAGCCTGCAACAGCCAAGGGTAAATATATCCGACATGCAGCCATCTCTTTGACTATGAGCCCCTCTTTGGAGCTTGATGCCCAAGAGCTTATGGACGCACGATAA
- the rplJ gene encoding 50S ribosomal protein L10 gives MTKTEKTQIIETLTAEFKASSAIAVCDYKGLTVRQFEALRRAARDNGAKVQVVKNTLAGIALENADAKGLELKETNVFVWSDDQIALSKTIMKFAETSNEKFKVKFGYYEGSVVDAAHIETVSKLPSRDELIGMLLSVWTAPARYFVTALDNLKKQKEEN, from the coding sequence ATGACAAAAACTGAAAAAACCCAAATCATTGAAACTCTCACCGCTGAATTCAAAGCTTCTAGTGCGATTGCTGTTTGTGACTACAAAGGTCTAACAGTACGACAGTTTGAAGCATTGCGAAGAGCCGCAAGAGACAATGGGGCGAAAGTCCAAGTGGTCAAAAACACTTTGGCGGGAATCGCGCTTGAAAATGCCGATGCTAAAGGCCTCGAACTGAAAGAGACAAACGTTTTTGTTTGGAGTGATGATCAAATCGCTCTTTCTAAAACCATCATGAAGTTTGCCGAAACCAGCAACGAGAAATTCAAAGTCAAGTTCGGATACTATGAAGGAAGTGTTGTGGATGCGGCTCATATTGAAACCGTCTCTAAACTACCTTCTAGGGATGAGCTTATTGGTATGTTGCTTTCTGTTTGGACAGCACCTGCAAGATATTTTGTTACCGCTTTAGATAATCTAAAGAAACAAAAAGAAGAAAACTAA
- the rplL gene encoding 50S ribosomal protein L7/L12: MAITKEELLDYIGGLSVLELSELVKAFEEKFGVSAAPTVVAGAGAGVAAAAVEEKTEFDVILLDGGEKKINVIKVVRELTGLGLKEAKDAVEKTPTTIKEGANKDDAAAMKAKLEEAGAKVEIK, from the coding sequence ATGGCAATCACTAAAGAAGAACTTCTTGATTACATCGGCGGCTTGTCAGTGTTGGAGCTTTCCGAACTCGTGAAAGCTTTTGAAGAAAAATTTGGCGTTTCTGCGGCTCCCACTGTAGTGGCTGGCGCTGGCGCTGGTGTAGCAGCTGCAGCTGTTGAAGAGAAGACTGAGTTTGACGTGATCCTTCTAGATGGTGGCGAGAAGAAAATTAACGTCATTAAAGTGGTCAGAGAGCTTACAGGCCTTGGTCTAAAAGAGGCTAAAGATGCGGTAGAAAAAACTCCTACAACCATCAAAGAAGGTGCTAACAAAGACGATGCGGCCGCTATGAAAGCTAAGCTTGAAGAAGCAGGCGCTAAAGTAGAGATCAAGTAA